GGCGTCATCCGACGGCTGCGGCGTTTCCTCGGCATAAAAAAGATCGGCCACGCAGGCACGCTCGACCCGATGGCGACGGGCCTGCTCATCTGCTTGGTTGGGCGTGCTGCGACGCGCGAGCAGGACCGCTTCATGGGTCTGCCAAAGGAGTACACCGGCACCATTCGCCTCGGCGAGACAACGGCGTCGTACGACGCCGAAGCGGAGATCCTAGACGTCGTGTCGATGCACGGCGCGCCCTCGGCTGCGGAGATGGAAGAGGCGCGACAGCACTTCCTCGGCGAGATCGACCAGGTGCCGCCCATCTACTCGGCGATCAAGCAGGGCGGCGAGCGGCTCTACAAGAAGGCCCGCCGCGGCGAAAATGTCGAGATCAAACCGCGCCGCGTTACCGTGACCCGCTTTCAGGTCGGCGAGGCACGCCAGGAGAAGCCAGGCACGTTCGATGTCGACATAGAGGTAGCGTGCTCGAAGGGAACCTACATCCGCAGCCTGGCCCACGATTTCGGACAAGCACTCGGCGCTGGAGGGCACCTCGTGGCGCTACGTCGCGAGGCCATCGGTGAACACCGAGTAGCGGATGCCTGGACCATAGAAGGCCTGGAGGCAGCAACCCGTCAAGGGGACTGAGCACTGGCAATCGTTTCGGGCAATCTTCGACGAGACGCCGCGGCCGGAAGCAGGACCTGCCCGTAGTTTTCTCGTCTGTCGATACATGACGCATACCGCCCGCGCAGCATGGCTCGCGAGTGCGTATGTTCTCCCCGGAGGGGTGCCGGAGTGGTCGAACGGGGCGGTCTCGAAAACCGTTGTGCGCTTTGCGTACCGGGGGTTCGAATCCCTCCCCCTCCGCCGCGAACCGATGTTCGCACAAGCCTGCTCGTTCTCACGGGCAGGTTTTTTTGTGGAACGACGTTGTAGCTTCCGCTCATGCCGACGCCGCCGGACCCTGCCGACCCGTACCGCCACGACAGTCCGTGGCGACGCATGGCTGCCGCGGTGTTCGCTGCGCCGACCGATGCCCGACTCTCCGTGACCGTCGACGTGGATGTCTCCGAGGCGGTCGCATTTCTCGAAGCGGGACGCCGACCTGGCGTACGGCTCGGCCTGGTGCACCTCGTGGCTGCCGCCATCGCGCGCACGATCGACGAGGACGTGCCGGCCATGAACACCTACCTCCACCGCGGACGAGTCCGCGCCAAGCGCTCCCTCGACGTGCTCTTGACGGCGAAGGTGCCAGGTCGTGATGCGTTGACAGAGATCAGGCTCGCCGCTGCACATACCCAGACGGCGTACGCCCTAGCCGAGGCTGCGCACGCCGGACTGCGCCACCTGCGTACGCCACAGGGACGACGGGCAACGAAGAAAACCTACACGCTAGCACGCATCCCATGGGCTGTCCGTCGGCCCGTTTTCAAAGCGCTACGTGGCATGACGTCGGGCCTCGGTCTAGCGCTGCCTGCCTTCGATATGGCGCCGGAATCGTTCGGGACGGTCGTGCTTTCTGAGGTTGGACGCTTCAAGCACCGCGAGGCCCCCTTCTGGACGCGCTCAGTGGATGGGCCGCTCGTCCCAGCCGCCCGCGGTACCACCGTCGTGTGGCTGATGGAGCCACGCCCCATGCCCGTCGCCACGGGAGAAACCACCATCGGTCGCATCTGCGCACCGCTCTCCGCCACCTTCGACCACCGGCTCGTGGACGGACGACACGTCGGGGTGTTCTTCAGCGGTGTCGCGCGCCGACTGCGCGACCCTGCACGACTGTGCGAGCCACCACGCGGCTGAGCGTGCCCCCAG
The Bacteroidota bacterium DNA segment above includes these coding regions:
- the truB gene encoding tRNA pseudouridine(55) synthase TruB, which encodes MSDLHILTAGQPIPTDPGYAVLVDKPKGLSSFGVIRRLRRFLGIKKIGHAGTLDPMATGLLICLVGRAATREQDRFMGLPKEYTGTIRLGETTASYDAEAEILDVVSMHGAPSAAEMEEARQHFLGEIDQVPPIYSAIKQGGERLYKKARRGENVEIKPRRVTVTRFQVGEARQEKPGTFDVDIEVACSKGTYIRSLAHDFGQALGAGGHLVALRREAIGEHRVADAWTIEGLEAATRQGD
- a CDS encoding 2-oxo acid dehydrogenase subunit E2, whose translation is MPTPPDPADPYRHDSPWRRMAAAVFAAPTDARLSVTVDVDVSEAVAFLEAGRRPGVRLGLVHLVAAAIARTIDEDVPAMNTYLHRGRVRAKRSLDVLLTAKVPGRDALTEIRLAAAHTQTAYALAEAAHAGLRHLRTPQGRRATKKTYTLARIPWAVRRPVFKALRGMTSGLGLALPAFDMAPESFGTVVLSEVGRFKHREAPFWTRSVDGPLVPAARGTTVVWLMEPRPMPVATGETTIGRICAPLSATFDHRLVDGRHVGVFFSGVARRLRDPARLCEPPRG